The following are from one region of the Petrotoga mobilis SJ95 genome:
- a CDS encoding ribonucleoside triphosphate reductase — protein sequence MDLDSIKDSLLLKPVTINKRQEGELRKENLIKEQKKRSVENYSNAEKMSFDVRKTINEYIEMKDWRTNENSNTTYSYPGLYLHLAGSALANYVLNEIYPSEISQAHSSGALHIHDLSHGIVAYCAGWSLMDLIKKGFGGVEGKINAKPAKHLSALTGQMVNFLGVMQMEFAGAQAFNSVDTLLAPFVRADKLSYDEVKQFIQQMVFAMNVPSRWGSQPPFINFTLDWTVPDDLKNEPAIVGGKEIGVYGDYQKEMNMVNKAFLETMLEGDANGRIFSFPIPTYNITKEFDWEGENVDLLMEATAKYGLPYFQNFISSSLNPGDVRSMCCRLQLDLRELKNRGGGLFGSADKTGSIGVVTINLPRIGYISKTKEEYFENLKSMMDLAKTSLEIKRYVIEENLSKNLMPYTKVYLGHFNNHFSTIGIIGMHESLLNFMGRGIETNEGREFAIEVLNYMRSVLKDYQEETGNLYNLEATPAEGASYRLAKKDKQLYPDIITSGDDEPYYTNSTFLPVGITEDPFEVLEHQAPLQTLYTSGTVVHIFLQEKPQASTLKTFIKKAFSQYPVPYMTITPTFSICETHGYIAGEHFECPICGKPTEVYSRVVGYYRPVKSWNKGKQQEFKERLEYRV from the coding sequence ATGGATTTAGATTCTATCAAAGACAGTTTGTTGTTGAAACCAGTAACTATAAATAAACGCCAAGAAGGAGAATTAAGGAAAGAAAATTTAATTAAAGAACAAAAAAAACGCAGTGTAGAGAATTATTCAAATGCAGAAAAAATGAGTTTTGATGTAAGGAAAACGATAAATGAATATATCGAAATGAAAGACTGGCGAACCAACGAAAATTCAAACACTACTTATTCTTATCCGGGTTTGTACTTACACTTAGCTGGGAGCGCTTTAGCAAATTATGTGTTAAACGAAATATACCCTTCAGAAATATCACAGGCTCATTCATCAGGTGCTTTACATATTCATGACTTATCCCATGGTATAGTCGCTTACTGTGCCGGATGGTCACTTATGGATCTAATAAAGAAAGGTTTTGGGGGTGTAGAAGGGAAAATCAATGCCAAGCCTGCCAAACACCTTTCCGCCTTAACTGGACAAATGGTGAATTTTTTGGGTGTTATGCAAATGGAATTTGCAGGTGCCCAGGCTTTTAACTCTGTAGACACTTTGCTCGCACCCTTTGTAAGAGCGGATAAATTAAGTTATGATGAGGTGAAACAGTTCATTCAACAAATGGTCTTCGCAATGAACGTACCTTCTAGATGGGGATCGCAACCACCTTTTATAAACTTTACACTTGATTGGACAGTTCCTGATGATCTAAAAAACGAACCTGCAATTGTTGGCGGAAAGGAAATTGGAGTATATGGAGATTATCAAAAAGAGATGAATATGGTGAACAAAGCCTTCTTAGAAACTATGCTTGAAGGAGATGCAAATGGCAGAATTTTTTCTTTCCCCATCCCAACTTACAATATTACCAAAGAGTTCGATTGGGAAGGTGAAAATGTCGATTTATTGATGGAAGCTACAGCCAAATATGGGTTACCCTACTTCCAAAACTTCATCTCAAGTTCATTGAACCCGGGCGATGTAAGAAGTATGTGCTGCAGGTTACAACTCGATCTAAGGGAATTAAAAAATAGAGGTGGGGGCCTTTTTGGCTCAGCAGACAAAACAGGTTCCATAGGTGTAGTAACAATCAATCTTCCTCGAATAGGATATATATCTAAAACTAAAGAAGAATATTTTGAAAACTTAAAATCAATGATGGATTTGGCTAAAACTTCTTTAGAAATAAAAAGATACGTGATAGAAGAAAATCTTTCCAAAAATCTTATGCCCTATACAAAAGTTTATTTGGGCCATTTCAACAACCATTTTTCAACCATAGGAATAATAGGAATGCATGAGTCACTTTTAAATTTCATGGGGAGAGGTATTGAAACCAACGAAGGAAGAGAATTTGCAATAGAAGTTTTGAATTATATGAGATCAGTTTTGAAAGATTATCAAGAAGAAACTGGAAATTTATACAACCTAGAAGCAACACCTGCAGAAGGAGCATCTTATCGGTTAGCTAAAAAAGACAAACAACTTTATCCTGACATAATAACTTCAGGTGACGATGAACCGTACTACACAAATTCGACATTTTTACCAGTTGGAATCACTGAAGACCCGTTTGAAGTACTTGAGCATCAAGCACCATTACAAACTTTATACACATCCGGTACAGTAGTACATATCTTTTTGCAGGAAAAACCCCAAGCAAGTACTTTAAAAACTTTTATTAAAAAAGCTTTTAGTCAATACCCAGTTCCATATATGACTATAACGCCAACTTTTTCCATTTGCGAAACCCATGGTTACATTGCAGGAGAACATTTTGAATGTCCCATTTGTGGCAAACCTACCGAAGTTTATTCAAGGGTTGTTGGATATTACAGGCCTGTGAAAAGTTGGAATAAAGGAAAGCAACAAGAATTCAAAGAAAGGCTTGAGTACAGAGTATGA
- a CDS encoding anaerobic ribonucleoside-triphosphate reductase activating protein: protein MKIASMQKVSFIDYPDKIAAVLFCPYCNLRCPYCHNPELVFFTGKLVDEENIFSYLKSRVGVVEGVVITGGEPTLQKDLRDFIIKIKDMGFLVKLDTNGHNPKVLNTVIDIVDMIAIDIKTSCQKYKTIGGNCVILKESLNLLKDFKGDLILRTTLYPPMTTKDDLEEMKSIIPDDLKYSDWMYNEYRDIKTLEKYIKEHNEVSGEGALYTRF from the coding sequence ATGAAAATCGCATCTATGCAAAAAGTAAGCTTTATTGATTACCCGGACAAAATAGCTGCCGTGCTATTTTGTCCCTATTGTAATCTAAGATGCCCCTATTGCCATAATCCTGAATTAGTTTTTTTCACAGGCAAATTGGTTGACGAAGAAAATATATTTTCTTATTTGAAATCAAGAGTCGGAGTTGTAGAAGGGGTTGTCATCACTGGAGGGGAACCAACTTTACAAAAAGATTTAAGAGATTTTATCATTAAAATAAAAGATATGGGATTTTTAGTAAAGCTTGATACCAATGGTCACAATCCAAAAGTTTTAAATACGGTTATAGATATTGTAGATATGATAGCGATAGACATAAAAACCAGCTGCCAAAAGTATAAAACTATCGGTGGAAATTGTGTTATACTAAAAGAAAGCTTAAATCTACTAAAAGATTTCAAAGGTGATCTGATTTTAAGAACCACACTATACCCACCCATGACAACAAAAGACGATTTAGAAGAAATGAAATCAATTATTCCGGATGATTTAAAATACTCAGATTGGATGTATAATGAATACAGAGACATTAAAACCCTTGAAAAATATATAAAAGAACACAACGAAGTATCTGGTGAAGGGGCGCTATATACAAGGTTTTAG
- a CDS encoding fumarylacetoacetate hydrolase family protein: MKLVRFQKDGKISYGVLEENIIKVINGDIFDEFTVTDNIYPFTEVTLKAPCNPSKIVCVGLNYRDHAAEMKDRIPEEPVLFIKPSTAVIGPKESIIYPKMSNQVDYEAELAVVIKDKIKDIEEDQVKEHILGYTCFNDVTARDLQKKDGQWTRAKSFDTFAPFGPTIVTDIDPSNLNIQLLLNDQIKQNSNTNQLIFSMEKLVSFISKIMTLNPGDVIATGTPSGVGPMNVGDKVAVKIEKIGILENYVRNYASRL, from the coding sequence ATGAAACTCGTCAGATTTCAAAAAGATGGAAAAATAAGTTACGGCGTTTTGGAAGAAAACATTATAAAAGTTATTAACGGCGATATCTTTGACGAATTCACAGTTACCGATAATATCTATCCGTTCACTGAGGTTACGTTAAAGGCTCCTTGTAATCCTAGCAAGATCGTTTGCGTTGGCTTAAACTATCGAGATCATGCGGCAGAAATGAAGGATAGAATTCCAGAAGAACCGGTTCTCTTCATAAAGCCGTCAACGGCTGTGATTGGGCCAAAAGAAAGTATTATATACCCAAAAATGAGCAATCAAGTAGATTATGAGGCAGAACTGGCAGTTGTAATTAAAGACAAAATCAAAGACATAGAAGAAGACCAAGTAAAAGAACATATCTTAGGATATACTTGCTTTAACGATGTTACCGCCAGGGATTTACAGAAGAAAGATGGACAATGGACACGAGCAAAATCCTTTGATACTTTTGCGCCCTTTGGTCCCACAATTGTAACAGATATTGATCCAAGTAACCTAAATATTCAACTTTTACTCAACGATCAAATCAAGCAAAACTCAAATACTAACCAATTAATCTTTTCTATGGAAAAACTCGTAAGTTTCATATCAAAAATAATGACCTTGAATCCTGGTGATGTAATTGCCACAGGTACACCTTCAGGGGTGGGACCAATGAATGTTGGAGATAAGGTGGCAGTTAAAATAGAGAAAATAGGGATACTAGAAAATTATGTTAGAAACTATGCATCTAGGCTCTGA
- a CDS encoding DUF5320 domain-containing protein, which yields MSDKVTLKIPKPLYDKLKSIIENTGYSSVTEFVVFVLRDLVSSEEIQQTKKNNKSTNQIETLTEEEIKAIKKRLKNLGYLDE from the coding sequence ATGTCTGATAAGGTGACCTTAAAAATACCAAAACCATTGTATGATAAACTTAAATCTATAATAGAAAATACTGGTTATTCAAGTGTTACAGAGTTTGTTGTGTTTGTGCTTAGAGATTTGGTATCTTCTGAGGAGATCCAGCAAACCAAAAAGAATAACAAATCAACTAACCAAATTGAAACATTGACTGAAGAGGAAATAAAGGCGATTAAAAAACGATTGAAGAATTTGGGATATTTAGATGAGTGA
- a CDS encoding alkaline phosphatase family protein, which yields MNKKIVIIGLDCASPNLIFDEFFDDLPNLKKIMENGVYNALESTIPPITVPAWMSMFTGKDPGELGIYGFTNRQNYDYHSFSLVSSKSVKYKKLWDIFTQKGKQNIVIGVPLTYPPSPLKGHMITGFLTPSFESNYTYPKHLKNELLANTGHFIFDVNDFRTEDKERLLKDIYEMTDNHFKIANYLARNKPWDLFVMVEMGTDRIHHGFWALHDKKHPKYIKSKFNSAIRDYYIHLDKKIGEFLNGIKGDFDVIIVSDHGIKPMYGGIAINDWLFKKGYLVLKEYPKKPVSINKVIREKKIDWSKTKVWGNGGYHGKLFFNIKGREPLGVIEKNELDNFKTKLIKELKDIKNEDGNAMDTKVYEPQKIYNKVNNIPPDLIVYFDDLSWRCQGSIGNKSIYTHDNDIGPDDANHASHGIFISSNKMLKINKITDFFNSIVYNYLSE from the coding sequence ATGAACAAAAAAATCGTAATCATCGGATTAGATTGTGCTTCACCAAATTTAATCTTTGATGAGTTTTTTGATGATTTACCCAATTTAAAAAAAATTATGGAAAATGGAGTTTACAATGCATTAGAGTCGACTATTCCTCCAATAACTGTACCAGCCTGGATGAGCATGTTTACAGGTAAAGATCCTGGTGAGCTTGGAATATACGGCTTTACAAATAGGCAAAATTATGATTATCACTCTTTCTCGTTGGTTTCTTCCAAAAGCGTGAAATATAAAAAATTGTGGGATATTTTTACACAAAAAGGCAAGCAAAACATCGTGATAGGCGTACCGTTGACTTACCCCCCTTCTCCTTTGAAAGGACATATGATTACCGGATTTTTAACGCCCTCTTTTGAATCTAATTATACCTATCCAAAACATTTAAAAAATGAATTACTAGCCAATACAGGGCATTTCATTTTTGATGTAAATGATTTCAGAACCGAAGATAAAGAAAGATTGTTAAAAGATATCTACGAAATGACGGATAATCATTTTAAAATTGCGAATTATTTAGCAAGAAACAAACCCTGGGATTTGTTTGTCATGGTTGAAATGGGGACAGACAGAATTCACCACGGATTTTGGGCTTTGCACGATAAAAAACATCCTAAATATATAAAAAGCAAATTTAATTCAGCTATTAGAGATTATTATATTCACTTAGATAAAAAGATAGGAGAATTTTTGAATGGTATAAAAGGCGATTTCGACGTTATAATAGTATCCGATCACGGCATAAAACCTATGTACGGTGGCATAGCCATTAACGATTGGCTCTTCAAGAAAGGTTATTTGGTTTTAAAAGAGTATCCAAAAAAACCTGTTTCTATAAACAAAGTGATAAGAGAAAAAAAGATAGATTGGAGTAAAACCAAGGTGTGGGGAAATGGTGGCTACCATGGCAAGCTATTTTTTAACATAAAAGGCAGGGAACCTTTGGGAGTAATTGAAAAAAATGAATTAGATAATTTCAAAACTAAACTTATAAAAGAGCTGAAAGACATTAAGAATGAAGATGGCAATGCGATGGATACAAAGGTCTATGAACCCCAAAAAATTTATAATAAGGTAAATAATATTCCCCCCGATTTGATTGTTTACTTTGATGATCTATCTTGGAGGTGTCAAGGTAGCATCGGCAATAAAAGCATTTACACACACGATAACGACATTGGTCCTGATGATGCGAATCACGCCAGCCATGGGATTTTTATAAGTAGCAATAAAATGTTAAAAATCAACAAAATTACGGACTTCTTTAATTCAATAGTCTATAATTATTTGTCTGAATGA
- a CDS encoding sulfite exporter TauE/SafE family protein, with protein sequence MQTLWFFIIVGFLAQVVDGALGMAYGTISNALLLSAGVPPAISSASVHFAEIFTTSISGFSHLKLGNVDKSLFKKLLIPGIVGGVLGAYILTNIDGDKIKPFIGIYLLIMGVRILYKVTTMHKYSEEKITRRRHYSILGLLGGFFDAIGGGGWGPIVTSTLVSDGKNPRKTIGSVNAAEFFVTISEVVTFFALLSQFNWSVIIGLIIGGSLAAPIAALITKKIPAKVLMISLGCIITFLSVRMIVF encoded by the coding sequence TTGCAAACTTTATGGTTTTTTATAATCGTTGGATTCCTTGCCCAAGTCGTAGATGGGGCTTTGGGAATGGCTTATGGTACTATTTCAAATGCTTTATTGTTATCCGCTGGTGTACCTCCCGCTATCTCAAGTGCTTCAGTTCATTTTGCTGAGATTTTCACAACATCTATATCTGGATTTTCTCATCTAAAACTTGGTAACGTTGATAAGAGCCTTTTCAAAAAACTTTTAATACCTGGTATAGTAGGAGGAGTTTTGGGGGCTTATATCTTGACAAATATAGACGGAGACAAAATCAAACCGTTCATTGGTATCTATTTATTGATTATGGGGGTAAGAATATTGTACAAAGTTACCACCATGCATAAATATTCCGAAGAGAAAATTACGAGAAGGAGACATTATTCAATCTTAGGTCTTTTAGGAGGTTTTTTTGATGCCATTGGAGGTGGAGGATGGGGACCAATCGTCACATCAACGTTAGTTTCTGATGGAAAGAATCCGAGAAAGACTATAGGTTCAGTGAATGCTGCCGAGTTTTTTGTCACTATTTCTGAAGTTGTGACATTCTTTGCCTTGCTATCACAATTCAATTGGAGTGTTATTATTGGATTAATTATTGGAGGAAGTTTAGCTGCTCCAATCGCCGCTTTGATAACCAAGAAAATTCCTGCTAAAGTGTTGATGATTTCTCTCGGTTGTATTATTACTTTTCTAAGCGTTAGAATGATCGTATTTTAA
- a CDS encoding NAD/NADP-dependent octopine/nopaline dehydrogenase family protein, whose product MVKIAVVGAGNGGQALAGYLAMKGFDVSLFNRSKRRISPIIDSHSIKIEGQVVGEYHISFATTNMEEAIKGRKLIMVVVPAFAHKEIAKRMAPYLEDGQIIVLNPGRTGGALEFNNVLKEENVKKDVIVAEAQTFIFASRMSNPGVAKVFRIKNAVPVSALPATRNAELEEVLCNAIPEFEIVKNVIYTSFNNIGVVFHPATLILNAARVETTAGKFEFYFEGISPSVAKVLEKIDEERCKVMELFNAEPMTAKDWLNYAYDVRGNSLYEAIRNNVGYRGIYAPPTLDNRYILEDLPMSLVPISSFGEEYGVKTPVIDSIINLANIMMGKNFWKEGRTVKDLGLEGMSIEDIIRLVEEGES is encoded by the coding sequence ATGGTTAAGATAGCGGTAGTTGGAGCGGGGAATGGAGGCCAGGCATTAGCTGGATATTTAGCCATGAAAGGCTTCGATGTATCTCTCTTTAATAGATCAAAAAGAAGAATATCTCCCATCATAGACTCACATTCAATAAAAATAGAAGGTCAAGTAGTAGGTGAATATCATATATCTTTTGCCACAACAAATATGGAAGAAGCGATAAAGGGCAGAAAGTTGATTATGGTAGTTGTTCCTGCCTTCGCACATAAAGAGATAGCAAAGAGGATGGCTCCTTATTTAGAAGATGGTCAAATAATAGTGTTGAACCCTGGCAGGACAGGTGGTGCTTTAGAATTCAACAATGTATTGAAAGAAGAGAACGTGAAAAAAGACGTTATAGTAGCTGAAGCCCAAACTTTCATTTTTGCCTCAAGAATGTCCAATCCAGGGGTGGCTAAAGTGTTTAGAATAAAAAATGCCGTTCCTGTTTCTGCACTACCCGCCACCAGAAATGCCGAATTAGAAGAAGTATTGTGTAATGCAATACCTGAGTTTGAAATAGTTAAGAATGTAATTTACACTAGTTTTAACAATATTGGCGTTGTTTTTCACCCGGCAACGTTAATACTGAACGCAGCAAGGGTTGAAACAACGGCAGGAAAGTTTGAATTCTACTTCGAAGGGATCTCCCCTTCCGTAGCAAAAGTTTTGGAAAAGATAGATGAGGAAAGATGTAAGGTTATGGAGCTTTTTAACGCGGAACCTATGACTGCAAAGGATTGGCTAAACTATGCATACGATGTAAGAGGAAACTCTCTATACGAAGCTATTAGGAACAATGTTGGTTATAGGGGCATATATGCACCGCCAACGTTGGATAACAGGTATATTCTTGAAGATCTTCCAATGAGTCTTGTACCTATCTCATCTTTTGGAGAAGAATATGGTGTGAAGACCCCTGTAATCGATTCTATTATAAATCTTGCCAATATAATGATGGGGAAAAATTTTTGGAAAGAAGGTAGAACGGTAAAAGATTTGGGCTTAGAAGGAATGAGCATAGAAGATATAATAAGACTTGTTGAGGAGGGAGAATCATGA